One region of Rana temporaria chromosome 11, aRanTem1.1, whole genome shotgun sequence genomic DNA includes:
- the PSME3IP1 gene encoding PSME3-interacting protein — translation MADSEGGDFVINKKFVTESELEEKRKQRQEEWEKVRKPEDPEECPEEVYDPRSLYEKLQEQKDKKQQEYEEQFKFKNMVRGLEEDESAFLDEVSRKQEMLEKERREEEKKELNEFRNARTIAATSTEHKKKEPEKKTVAKPPDNKKLSQSKLLAGAVRHRSSSELPGAKKLKLDQEHDESHSSSIGSSTTISSRLHCPPASVCIGILPGLGAYSGSSDSESSSDCETTINNMGKIVSSVFRSGTFLDAP, via the exons ATGGCTGACAGCGAAGGAGGGGATTTTGTCATAAACAAAAAGTTTGTGACAGAATCTGAgttggaagaaaaaagaaagcaaaggcaagaagaatgggagaaggtGCGGAAACCTGAAGATCCAGAAG AATGTCCAGAGGAAGTGTATGACCCTCGTTCTTTATATGAGAAGCTACAGGAACAGAAGGATAAGAAACAGCAAGAATATGAAGAACAGTTTAAATTCA AAAATATGGTGCGAGGCTTAGAAGAAGATGAATCTGCATTTTTAGatgaagtttcaagaaaacaggaaATGTTGgaaaaggagagaagagaagaagaaaagaaggaattAAATGAGTTTCGA AATGCCCGCACAATAGCAGCCACATCCACAGAGCACAAGAAGAAGGAGCCTGAGAAGAAGACTGTGGCAAAACCTCCTGACAACAAGAAGCTCTCTCAGTCGAAGTTGCTGGCAGGAGCAGTGCGGCATAGAAG CAGTTCTGAATTACCTGGCGCAAAGAAATTGAAGCTTGATCAGGAACATGATG agaGTCATTCTAGTTCCATTGGAAGCAGCACTACCATAAGCTCCCGACTGCACTGCCCTCCAGCTTCCGTCTGCATTGGAATCTTACCTGGTCTTGGAGCCTACTCAGGAAGCAGCGATTCAGAGTCTAGCTCAGACTGCGAGACCACAATAAACAACATGGGAAAGATCGTGTCCTCCGTATTCCGCTCAGGCACTTTCCTTGATGCCCCCTAA